One genomic window of Solanum stenotomum isolate F172 chromosome 9, ASM1918654v1, whole genome shotgun sequence includes the following:
- the LOC125877799 gene encoding uncharacterized protein LOC125877799 gives MADRDRTRDRDRDRERDRERDRERDKDRDRDRKRDREDRDRRDREHSFTPDLNRTTRHTRSRTRSPSTDRHRHRHRSTSRSRSPTDRRHRHHRRRSPSAESPPRKRHKDDGERDRDRRREVSDFVDGIAKEQQKQKKKNKDKEDGSGSGDVGEGGEEMMDEDEIEMMKKFGIPVGFDSTKGKPVAGNDVGAVRKVTKRQPRQYMNRRGGFNRPLPAECNR, from the coding sequence ATGGCGGACCGTGATCGAACTCGAGACCGCGACCGTGACCGTGAACGGGATCGTGAGCGTGACCGAGAAAGGGACAAGGATAGAGACAGAGATCGGAAACGAGACCGGGAAGACCGTGATCGGAGAGACCGTGAACATTCTTTTACCCCTGACCTTAACAGAACTACTCGGCATACCCGCTCCCGTACTCGTTCCCCTTCCACTGACCGGCACCGACACCGCCACCGTTCTACCTCTCGTTCCCGTTCTCCCACTGACCGTCGCCACCGTCACCACCGCCGCAGGAGTCCCTCAGCTGAAAGTCCTCCAAGAAAAAGGCATAAAGATGATGGTGAACGGGATAGGGACAGGCGCAGAGAAGTTTCGGATTTTGTGGATGGGATAGCCAAAGAACAACAGAAacagaagaaaaagaacaaggACAAGGAGGATGGGAGTGGGAGTGGGGATGTTGGTGAAGGAGGAGAAGAGATGATGGATGAGGATGAGATTGAGATGATGAAGAAATTTGGGATACCAGTAGGGTTTGATTCTACAAAAGGAAAGCCAGTGGCTGGAAATGATGTAGGTGCTGTAAGAAAAGTCACCAAACGCCAGCCTCGACAGTACATGAATAGGCGTGGTGGGTTCAATAGGCCCTTGCCTGCTGAGTGCAACCGCTGA